Genomic DNA from Prunus persica cultivar Lovell chromosome G1, Prunus_persica_NCBIv2, whole genome shotgun sequence:
ATTTTCACATAAAAATGATTGTAGAATATTGTCATTAGGGTAACTTTTTTGCTTGTTATattgtattatattttaagttagaaaaataaataatatcacTTATTGCCCCGAGTATGGAGATAACAATACAATCCCCACCTGTCCTCAGTaaggaatttttaaaatttgaggaTTCTACCATAACTGTACAAATAGAATAGTCCATTCATACATAATGGTAAAGAGGCCCCCCGATTTTTTCCCAAAACGGCCTGAAACCCTACTCAGTGGGGATTTTTACCATCCATTCTACCGTTATTTCCCCCCTCCCCCAAATTATCAACTCCTCTCCTACTGTGAGAAATTTGTTCTTAAGAAATTAGGTTTGTTATGCCATTAACAACCCCAATAAATTTACCTTTTATAAGTCATAAATACTGGCTTGAGgcatttgtgaattttgatgAGAAAATACAAAGAAGCAATCACCGCTGGAGACAACattaaatttgatttgtgGGCCTGGAAGTGGGAGAAAAGGAACTTGGGCTGGGATTTAAAATTCAATCATTGTCGTTGATCTTATCCAACGATGCAAATCTCAATTCCGTAACTAATATCTTCCCTCCTCCAACTCAGACATGCTCATCCCTCCATCTGTCTCACCCTCAGTCCCTCACAAGCTTGCAAAAATGGAGGTGTCGTCGGTACATGGCGTCGGTGTCCAACATGTCCTCTGCGGCCCTTCACccatttcttctctctctattcTCTCTGCGACTCCATGGAGGAGCACTAGAGCTAAGAACTCTCATCTCTGTTGTGCCACAACTCTTGTCAAAGAACGCCACACTGAGCCTCCCAACAATGGCAGCGGAATCCCAAAGCGGCACTCCAAGCAATACTTGGCTAGACAGTCTGCTATTCTTGAGGTCCAAGAGTCCTCTGACTTGGACTCGGCTCTTACAAGGTCCTTTTccggttttttcttttttgataacTTCATTTGACCCAGTTAATGTTTCTGCACATTTAGATTGTTGAGATTTTCTTCCAGGTGATTGATGAATTTTACGTTGAATTAACATCTGGGTTTAGTGGTTGGTAGCAAAATTTGACtgtttgattgttttgtttgaattgcAAGTAAATTGGCTATTATAATGTCTTgtaatttatttcattttaattgcAAGTAAAATTTGACTGTTTGATTGCTTTGTTTGACTGTTTCGACATATTTACAGACTTTGCTTCATGAACtacaatttttaattgaaactTGAACAGGGTTTTCTAAGTAGCGGTtgcattgtgtttttcttattttatttatttatttttttttgtgggtcAATTTGATTCTTGTGATTATGAATTGTTTATTCTCGAAAAcaatttggtttttatttttcactgaCATCATTCAGTTTATAGTGGAGTCAAAGATTCAGTATGTGTGTTTTATACATATGATGAGCTATTATccttccaaattccaaaattaaCTAAACTAGTGTTAAGGACATTGAATGCTTTGCCAAAAAGAATGTGCTATCATTATTTCAGAGCATGGTTTAAATGTATTCTGAACTGATATACTAATATTTTTTGAGATTGGGAAATTTTCATGTTCATGTCAtctgattttcattttttatctgtgttttttttctatgAAATGATACTGGGCTTTAAAGTAATCTTTTTTTGGTTCGCTATACTGGTTTATCctgaaaaataattgaaaatattatttaaagtgtgCAACCCCTTTGTTCTTCATGCCTTAGATATCTACATTATGTATTCTCTAATTTTACTGAAAGTTACTCatgcatatttttttattcttctttccattttcatggAGGGCCTGTTTAAGTTGCTATTACTGGTGTCTCTATACATGGTTGTTCCTATCTGTATTTGGGAGATGCCTGTCTTTTACGTTGTTCTTGAATTCTAGCAGTATTCAGTACTAGAAGGGATGCTGTGGtgaatttacttttctttactttttgcttttttctttctatttaatttattcataGATGGCCTTCTGAACACGTTAGTTAAAAGCTTGCCTTCATCCATTAAGCTGATGTTTTAGTGATGTGGTATAGCTTAGCATTATCTGCAGCATAATGATTAGGTGACTGTTCCAGTAGCATTGAGGAATTCCTTTTTTGGTTGACGAAAAAAGAGTTGTAATTGGATTTTAGACTTGTTTTGCAATACCGAGGTTAtagtttttgtgattttgtatttaattgaTTCTTCAAATCTTGAAGTAATCTTTTTATGTGTGCAACATCTATTCTGTTATATAGTGTAACTCACATTATATTTTTCCCTCAGATTAGGTGGGAGTTTGAAGGTCCAAGACTTGAATGCCATAATACGCCATTTTGGGATACTGAAAAGATGGCACGATCTTTCTCAGGTTCTATGAATTATCGAaacataatatgatgttctTCCCTTTGACGGGTTTTTGAATGGTCTACCTAACATTGTTTAGTTTCTGTATCCAgttgttaatattttgatatgtTTACAATTGTTACAGCTCTTTGAATGGATGCAACAGAATGGAAAAATTAGTGCATCATCCTATAGCAGCTATATAAAATTCATGGGAAAGAGCCTCAATCCTGTAAAGGCACTAGAAATATACAATAATATTCAAGATGCATCAACCAAAAAGAATGTTCACATATGCAATTCTGTTCTTGGTAGTCTGATCAGGAGTGGCAAATTTGATGGAAGCTTTAAGTTATTTCACCAGATGAAGCAGGATGGTTTAACACCAGATGCTGTCACATACAGTACGGTATGCACTTCAATGTATCATATTGCAATATTGGTTTCGTTAGcatttcaaacaaaatttgttttctcatgAAAAATGATAACAGACAGAGTTGATGGTGCTGAATCTTAATCAAGGAGGAAATTCAATGataaaatagacaaaattaaattactaTTTTGTGGGGGATTAGAGATAGTTTCCCACTGACATTTGATTCATCCATTCAGTTTTATAAAGCAAACAGATAAACAATTTATCAAATAGGAGGACAAAGTTAGATAGAGCAAGAATAACATTAAGATCTAtgaaagaagaataataaCATTAAGGAATACAAAATGATTGTTAATCGTTGTAACTCAAAACAATTAACAGTTATCATAAatgaaggaaataaataaaaaaaataaacaccaACGCATATAGATGTTAATTTTGTGAATAGCGCCTCGTTTTTTTCAGTTACATTGTTATATACCAATGTGCAAGTATATTgtgaaagacaaaaaaggaTAAAACTATTCCAGGTACATTTTATACTGTCTCTACGAAGAACATATCAAAGATTGTGAGTTGTCATATTTAGCATATTAATACATTAATTTCATCAATGAAATTAGAAATGTTTAATACCATCTCGCAGCAGTGGATGTTAGTTTTCTGAAGTTCCCTTGTTTTTCTGATAAGCAAAACTGTTCAATCTTGATTACTTATTCATATATTCGACCTTCATTAAGATTAATCTACTGTCATGCTAGCTCCTTGCAGGCTGCAACAAAGTCAAACATGGTTATTCTAAGGCATTAGAACTTGTTCAAGAATTGCAGCGCAATGAGCTGCAGATGGACAGTGTAATTTATGGTACACTTTTAGCTGTATGTGCTTCTAATAATAAATTAGAGGAAGCAGAAGGTTATTTTAAGCAGATGAAGAATGAAGGCTATTTACCAAATGTCTTTCATTATAGCGCTATGCTTAATGCTTACTCTATAAGTGGGAACTACAAAGAGGCTGATGATTTGGTTCAGGATATGAAATCTGCAGGGTTAGTACCTAATAAGGTTTGTTCATGTTTAACCACCATATATGATTCCCTCTCTTTGAAGCTTTCTATTagtggttatttattttagtGATATATGAATATGTAACTTAAATAAAAGTGCTGACATAAGCATTGTGTAGTGGATGTAGTTTTTAGATTTTAGATTAagataattaataatatacattgatgatgatatttgtTGGTTTACCACTATTCCCAAAAGCATAAGCTATTAGGACGACAATTACGCTATATTCTTCCATTCAGCCTCATATGTGGGCCTCCCTAcaccactgggaagttgcaaTTGAGTAATTGGAACTCAGGATCTCCTGCTTTGGTACCATAATAATGTTTGCTAGTTTACCACTGTTCCAACAATTATTTTATCCTCTAACAACGTGTAGGTCAGTGAAAATATCCTCTACTTTCAAacttttgtcttttcttttaatgagATTATGCTTCTTATCCTCTAACAATGTGTAGACCAGTGAACAATATCCTCTACTTTCAAacttttgtcttttcttttaatgagATTATGCTTCTTATCAAAAGAATATAGTAATGTTTATCAGTTCCTTCTATTGATTGGTAGAATTTTGCTTATGTAAGCCTGAGAGATTAATGTATAGCAACCACTCAGTTTGGTTGCAGTTTTCTTTAGATGTTTTTGCAGTGTCTCGTTCGCAAATTGTAACATAAGTGCTGTTTATTTTAGCAAATCATTAAATGGGGGCCTTATTGATGCTTCTATTTGTAACTGCTGATTATTTGCCAAATTTTTACATAGCTTCCAGATTTTAGTGATAATGTCTTCTGTCCTACTGCAAATGCTTGCAGGTTATTTTGACAactttattgaaggtttatgtCAGAGGTGGGCTGTTTGAAAAATCAAGAGAACTATTAGCTGAACTGGAAGCTTTGGGTTATGCTGAAGATGAGGTACACTAAGATCGTTCCAACTAAATCATTAGTTTAAAATCCAGGATTTATCTACTTTGACACTGCTATGGTGTCTCTTTGGAAATAGTTCTTTAGAGCCAAACAGGGGAGCTTATGAAATCTCaaaagtatttaattttacGATATCATCTAACAGGTTAAATATGAgactaacaaaaacaaattgagGCCAACAACTTGGTTTGACTAATAAATACCATGAATATTAATCTCTTGTAGGTAACATTTGTAAGGGTTTGATTTCATTTCCTTGTGAAACTTTGTTTGGTTGCTTGCACTGGTAGTATTAACTTTTGTGACATTGCCTAGAAATTGAGTCCCTTGAGTCATTCCCTGAAATACCATGAATATTAACTTTTCTTAGAAAATTGATACGAGTGCATTTATGCTCTGTCATTTGCATTTTCTTAGTTCTTTAAATTATCTCATCAAATTAAGTCTACTTGTAGATGCCATACTGCTTATTGATGGATGCCCTTGCTAAGGCTGGGCGCATACATGAAGCTAAATTGGTTTTTGATGAAATGAAGGAGAAGTCCATCCGATCAAGTAAGTTTTGTTAGAGACAAATCCTCAAGCTTTTATGTTTCTCCAAATATGCATATTATTATATGTGACACTCAATGCACGAAAAGCCTCTGGGCCAGCTGAATGATGTCAAGTCTAGCTAATGATGTCATTTATTGTTGTTTCCCTATTCTCCGTAATGTCTTCCActttcaatttgaagaaaaaatctttaaatttGAATACAAGGTCATTATGCAAGACAAATCTTGTGCATGGGTCTCTATTGCAGAAAAATAAGTGACATATGGAAGAAGTGTAAATGGTTTTGGAGGTTTGGTAGATACTTGAGTGAATATTTGTATTTCTTGCAGGATTTTTCTTACTAGCAGAAGTTTAATCTTCTGTCTTTACAGCtgaaaatttatgtttttttcccCTTGCAGATGGCTATTCATACAGCATCATGATTTCAGCTTTCTGCCGAGGTGGGCTTCTGGAAGATGCAAAGCAGTTGTCTAAGGATGTTGAAAGAACTCATGACAAATTTGACTTGGTTATGTTGAATACAATGATCTGTGCCTATTGTAGAGCAGGTGAAATGGATAGTGTAATGGAAATGATGAGAAAAATGGATGAACAAAAAATCACTCCTGATTATAATACCTTTCATATCCTAATAAAATACTTCTGTAAGGAGAAGTTATACCTGCTTGCTTATCAGACTATGGAGGACATGCACAACAAGGGACACCAACCAGATGAGGTATAATGTTCTTTCAAGATGCATATTCCTGATTATACTTGTTGAACTAAACCATTTTACTTTCTTGATCTCAAATAAaggaaataaaacaaagaaccAGCTTCTAGATTTGAACATTACTACGACTGTAGGAATTGATATTTTAGAGAAGTGCTAGTTAGGCAGCAGCTTGGTTGATAAAGTCCTTTGGCATTGCTAAGGACTTGAGATTGAAACCTTAAAAGGGATGGGGATTTGATGGGATGGGTGAGCACTACCCTTGTATCGTCTTTTGCATTGGCGCATCAGGCCTTTAATagaccaaagaaaaagaagagatctctgagaaaaaaaagtaaaaaaagtaGGGAACCCTAGCTGTTGGAGCTTCTATATACGAAAGATGCAGTGCTTTGGATCTTAGTTATAgttgttgttttatttgaacactGAATATTGCAAGTGTAAATGTTTGCAACTTCAGCGCCGGATGATTTTTGATCCATTTAATGAGAGAATCTATTTGCGAGCAGGAGTATCTGATGGGGATCGCatagattattattatttttttgcctTATGTTACTTTTATGCTTATCATTTTATTAGTTTGTGAAAGTTTGGGTTTGATTAGGGTTCTTTGAACATGATGCTTGAGTCTTGGGTTGGGATGGGTGTCAGTGATAATTAATACCTTTTTAGCTTCATGTTGCCTTCCAGGTGATACTCTTGAGCCATTAAAGGTAGCATATATGGTATATTACCTAATGTTGCCAACATGCTCATCGACCGTTAGATCCAAATTCAATAAGATACTACTCTATGGGGATTGAATATGATATTTAGATTTTGATCTATGGCTAGTAAGCATGAATTGTCTTCTCATGGGTGAGTAGGAGATCAAAAGTGgacatatatatgtgtgtatatataaataaaataattcttAGGAGGGTGCTGTTTGTGCCACGGTTCAAATTTATGTCTATGTTTTTTGTAAGTATTTTAGTTCAGTCCCCACAAGGtttattactttttaagtGTAAAGTTGCAGTTTAAGGCTTAGGGTTTAGCCCTAGGATTTGGGCTTTACAATATTTCTATTTATCAATCTTCTCTTGTATTGGGCTTAGGGTTTATCACTGTTTTGCTCCCTGTCCACAAGTATATTCTTTACTTATGCATACATGCAAGAACTCCTAGTTTTGAAACAGTGGTATCTTGTGATAAAAATTGGTAAACCAACTTCAAAATAACACTATGCTGTATTTCAGGAACTTTGTTCCTCCTTAATGTTTCTTCTTGGTAAGATAAGAGCATATTCAGAAGCATATTCTGTTTACAATATTCTGAGATATAGCAAGAGGACAATGTGCAAGGCCCTTCATGAGAAGATTCTGCACATTCTACTGGCAGGACAGCTTCTCAAAGATGCTTATGTAGTAGTCAAGGTTAGCTATATAGTTTTGAAGATACCTTTCTTCTTTGCATAACTCACAACttatttgttgaatttttttttttttttaaatgttcagGACAATGCAGGGTTGATTTCTAAGCCTGCTGTTAAAAAGTTTTCAACTGCCTTTCTGAAGTTGGGAAACATCAACTTGATAAATGATGTGTTGAAGGTAATTGATGCTTCTGGCTGCAAGATTGATCAGGTAAATAATCACGGGTGTCAATAAGTTGGTTCAGaatgtttttacttttttctagAAGCACTTGCTTCTGACTTTCAGATTCTAGGCATGCATATTTAGAAGATTGATGAGACATGGACACATTTGTGGTGGTGTGGGTGAGTCATCAAGGTGCGCTTTGCTAACAAACTCTACCTGCCAGGGAGGGAGGGATTCTTATCTGGGATTTTATTCAATCGAAGTGAGATAAGGGAGGGAGCAATTCCTGTGGTGGATTTTATTTACCTTTTTGTTCcttatttctttaattatttgtacaagtgagaaaaatattttcttggtGAACCCCCAGTGCATGGGGTGTAGGGGTTTACATGAGGAACACATAGTAGTGGTGAAAATCTTTAGATCCTCAGTGGAAGCTTTTGGCATACCTCTTCTGTTCAGCTTTGACATTTTGAAATCATAGCTCACTTTCCTTCCTGCATTCCACAGGGACTATTTCAGATGGCCATATCGCGCTATATCGCACTCCCTGAGAAAAAGGAATTGCTTATTCAAATGCTACTGTGGATGCCAGGACAAGGTTATGTTGTTGATTCAGCTACAAGAAACCTAATACTGAAAAACTCTCACTTATTTGGTCGCCAACACATTGCGGATGTACTGTCGAAGCAACATATGATTTCAAAAGCTTCAAAATCTCGTAAGAAGGATAACTTAGTTTGACATCCGTGGAAATTCCAGGTATCTTCCATCATAGCTCAACATTTTGTGAGAAAAACAGTGCAATTTGATGGTTGAGGTCAACACTTGGCACTGTCAAGTATAACTTGTCTTCAGAAATATGAGCCAGTTGCTCGGCGTATTACAGCCGATGCTTCTTTGACTGGTTTGTCTGACCCCCTGTACAGTACACAAATTGAATATTAACTGTATAACCTTTCATGCATGTAACCAGATGCTGTAATTCAGtcataatctatatatatttacccAATTTTTATTAGTGGATATCAGTAAAGCTTTGACTACTGAATGGGGTTACAGGGAGACTATAAGAAACTTACTGTCCCcaaatttcttttcctcttcttcctacTGAAGGGACTATATAGACTATAAATTTACCCATTTTTCTCCTCTTAGCGGCAATTAGTAAAACTTTGACTACCAAATGAGCTGTAGTGAATATAACAAATCAGTTGTCCATGTGtggtttttttcctttttcttttttcttcttacaaccctgttaataattttaaacaaGGTGATACTGTGGGTATAGAGTTTGTGCATGTTGGACACTCGTGGTCACGATTTTGCCATCATTGGCTCCTCTCTCCCAACCTTGTTGAAGACAGGACTGGCTGCTAATGAACAACTTTTGAGCAGGGCAGACAGGTTCtaagaattaaaaattttgtttattatcaCACTATATCGTAGAGATCATATATGGTTACAACACTTTGGATCTCAAAAGGTTTATTTTGGGACCTCATCAATTGGATACAAGTAGGTTCTGTCTGACCATGCATTTCGTTCTGTTGGGTCAATATCTGAAATGCATTTCCAAATTGCGCTGTTACACTTGAAGCCACTTCCAAAGGCAATTTGCCAAACCTGATTTCCTTTATTCATTCTTCCTTTTGCCTCCAAATAGCAGAGTTCATACCaaatggaagaagatgaagtatTACCAAATCTATGTAATGTCATCCTTGAAGCTTCTCCATCTTCCTTGTCCAGCCTGAGACTATCTACTATTCCATCAATCACTGCCCTTCCACCAGCATGTATACAGAAATGCTGGAGAGCCCTATTGAAATTTGGAGCATAAATTTTCTTCTGGCTCGGTAATAACAAGACTTTTTTGTGGATGATTGACCATACATATCGTAGCTGCTCAGAATATGGTAGCACTAGAGGTCCCAACTTGGATATGTTAGTTCTGAGTGCTTTTGTTGCCACAGGTATAAGTGCCCGTGACAGTGAGACCCCTACATGTCCAGCTTCATCGAGTTGCTGGAAGACAGATTGGTATGCTTCATCATCCGAACCAATGTGGGTTCGGACAATGTGCTGGAGCTCGTACTTAGCTATTCGCTTGTCCCTTTTCCTGCTGGATAATAGAATAGCAGCTCCTCCCATCCGAAACAAAAGGTTTGGAAGAAGCATGGATTTTTTGGTACCCATATAACCATTAGGAGTCATAGCTTCCATGCTGAGAACTAAAGCCAAGGAGTTCTGGTGAACTTTTAGCAGATCTTTAGCCAAACTGATAGACAAGATTCCAGCACTGCAACCCATTCCACTGAGGTTGACGCTCTTTATGTTGCTTCGGAATCCAAACTTGTTTATGACCATAGATGTAATGGAAGGGGTAGGGCAAAAAAGGCTACAGTTGGACACAAGAATGTCGATGCTTTTAGGATTTATTTTGTGCTTGGAAAGAAGGTCTTTGACGACTGAGAAGAGAAccatttcagtttcttttctAGCAGCGTGCAAAGAAGAATGAGGAGGGAGCTCATGCAGCGCAATAGGCACGCAACTCTCATCTCCAATTCCTGATCTTTCCAATACCTTCACTTGGAAACTGTAGGTTTCTTTGTCGTAGAGTTTACTCATTTCAATGTGTTCGATGTAGCTTTCTTTCGCAATCCGCAAGCTTTCTGGAGGCCGATAGCAGGTGAAGTCGATAAGGTATGTACTCTTAGATCTGAATGTAAAACAGAGAACCACTATTATCAGAATAGTTGCAGCTAAGAAATGGGTGAGGGAGATTGGAGATTCAGGAATGATAAATGAAAAAGATCTAAGCAGCGCAGTCTCCATGTCAACTTGTTGGGCAGGGTTAACTAGGagtttgatttgatatttCTGCTTATATATTAAGAGGAGAGAAAGTTTGAGTAACTTTCTAATGTTTAATCAAAATTTAGCAATATGATCAAGACACACAATTCGACTCAAGAAACTGTCGCAACAACATTTGTGTTTCATCACTATTGCTTACTCACCTAGATTCATGTAGAGTGCATTTTACTTGTGCTGTTGAAAAGAACCCTGGGAGATAAAAAGCAgcttttcatatttaataaaATCATAACCTCAAACAACCTTTTATTTAGTGTATAGAAGATAATGGCGTCATTAGAATTTGCAAATTTTCTTACTTTTTAAGGGAGCATCTTCAATCATGCTCCCTATTTTGAAGTTAAAGATTAGATAAAATGACTAAAAGGTTATTTTTGGAGCTCCTTTATCCTCCAAATCGTCCTAGTTTAGGAGTTATAATGACTAAGAGCCAATATGATTAAAGTTAATATTTAGAATAATGTTAAAATAatgataattaattataaggaGCCATTAGGagtttcttcctctctcttcaTATCTAGGAGATCCTAGAGGTGtacctattttaggagctaaATAGGGAGCATGGTTAGAGTTGCGTTTTTTCGACTTCTATTAGAGATGCTCTAACTTATCATACAAAAATCCAACTCTAAAGTCCAAGTTAACTGCCAATCGTTTTCTCTGGATGGTTGCATTTCATGGGTAAAGGCAATCTCTAGTTTGTTCAGTCACAACGTTTTCATGCGCATAAGATGAAACCTCTTCACTTGAGAACTCCAATTTTGCATGAAACAACCAATCGCACC
This window encodes:
- the LOC18792501 gene encoding pentatricopeptide repeat-containing protein At1g10910, chloroplastic isoform X1, whose translation is MLIPPSVSPSVPHKLAKMEVSSVHGVGVQHVLCGPSPISSLSILSATPWRSTRAKNSHLCCATTLVKERHTEPPNNGSGIPKRHSKQYLARQSAILEVQESSDLDSALTRLGGSLKVQDLNAIIRHFGILKRWHDLSQLFEWMQQNGKISASSYSSYIKFMGKSLNPVKALEIYNNIQDASTKKNVHICNSVLGSLIRSGKFDGSFKLFHQMKQDGLTPDAVTYSTLLAGCNKVKHGYSKALELVQELQRNELQMDSVIYGTLLAVCASNNKLEEAEGYFKQMKNEGYLPNVFHYSAMLNAYSISGNYKEADDLVQDMKSAGLVPNKVILTTLLKVYVRGGLFEKSRELLAELEALGYAEDEMPYCLLMDALAKAGRIHEAKLVFDEMKEKSIRSNGYSYSIMISAFCRGGLLEDAKQLSKDVERTHDKFDLVMLNTMICAYCRAGEMDSVMEMMRKMDEQKITPDYNTFHILIKYFCKEKLYLLAYQTMEDMHNKGHQPDEELCSSLMFLLGKIRAYSEAYSVYNILRYSKRTMCKALHEKILHILLAGQLLKDAYVVVKDNAGLISKPAVKKFSTAFLKLGNINLINDVLKVIDASGCKIDQGLFQMAISRYIALPEKKELLIQMLLWMPGQGYVVDSATRNLILKNSHLFGRQHIADVLSKQHMISKASKSRKKDNLV
- the LOC18792501 gene encoding pentatricopeptide repeat-containing protein At1g10910, chloroplastic isoform X2; protein product: MASVSNMSSAALHPFLLSLFSLRLHGGALELRTLISVVPQLLSKNATLSLPTMAAESQSGTPSNTWLDSLLFLRSKSPLTWTRLLQGGSLKVQDLNAIIRHFGILKRWHDLSQLFEWMQQNGKISASSYSSYIKFMGKSLNPVKALEIYNNIQDASTKKNVHICNSVLGSLIRSGKFDGSFKLFHQMKQDGLTPDAVTYSTLLAGCNKVKHGYSKALELVQELQRNELQMDSVIYGTLLAVCASNNKLEEAEGYFKQMKNEGYLPNVFHYSAMLNAYSISGNYKEADDLVQDMKSAGLVPNKVILTTLLKVYVRGGLFEKSRELLAELEALGYAEDEMPYCLLMDALAKAGRIHEAKLVFDEMKEKSIRSNGYSYSIMISAFCRGGLLEDAKQLSKDVERTHDKFDLVMLNTMICAYCRAGEMDSVMEMMRKMDEQKITPDYNTFHILIKYFCKEKLYLLAYQTMEDMHNKGHQPDEELCSSLMFLLGKIRAYSEAYSVYNILRYSKRTMCKALHEKILHILLAGQLLKDAYVVVKDNAGLISKPAVKKFSTAFLKLGNINLINDVLKVIDASGCKIDQGLFQMAISRYIALPEKKELLIQMLLWMPGQGYVVDSATRNLILKNSHLFGRQHIADVLSKQHMISKASKSRKKDNLV
- the LOC18790858 gene encoding 3-ketoacyl-CoA synthase 7; this encodes METALLRSFSFIIPESPISLTHFLAATILIIVVLCFTFRSKSTYLIDFTCYRPPESLRIAKESYIEHIEMSKLYDKETYSFQVKVLERSGIGDESCVPIALHELPPHSSLHAARKETEMVLFSVVKDLLSKHKINPKSIDILVSNCSLFCPTPSITSMVINKFGFRSNIKSVNLSGMGCSAGILSISLAKDLLKVHQNSLALVLSMEAMTPNGYMGTKKSMLLPNLLFRMGGAAILLSSRKRDKRIAKYELQHIVRTHIGSDDEAYQSVFQQLDEAGHVGVSLSRALIPVATKALRTNISKLGPLVLPYSEQLRYVWSIIHKKVLLLPSQKKIYAPNFNRALQHFCIHAGGRAVIDGIVDSLRLDKEDGEASRMTLHRFGNTSSSSIWYELCYLEAKGRMNKGNQVWQIAFGSGFKCNSAIWKCISDIDPTERNAWSDRTYLYPIDEVPK